The Polyangiaceae bacterium genome includes a region encoding these proteins:
- the cadA gene encoding cadmium-translocating P-type ATPase, whose protein sequence is MDVNPEQPKARFEHEGVAYGFCCQGCADKFQADPAAYLTAIDPICGMTVKRATAKASFRHEKKPYFFCCQGCATKFQADPANCLTAVDPVCGMSVSRSAPGALVRHEKKPYFFCCQGCAEKFQANPAQYLPATSAEAPAPPPPAPKAAPSAASAWICPMCPEVHESKPGACPSCGMALEPAEIGAAEPDNPELDDMRRRLRVSLLFTLPVFALSMAEMLPGDPVGHALGSLRVASLPARPLVLALLASPVVLWGGWPFFQRAWVSLRTLRLNMFTLIGVGTGVAYGYSLVAALAPGLFPAELRGHHGEVGVYFEASAVIVTLVLLGQVLELRARAATSSAVRALLSLAPALAHRLDASGNEADAPLDSIHVGDRLRVRPGEKVPTDGVLLEGESRVDESMLTGEAAPVAKSAGDRVTGATLNTTGSFVLRAERVGADTLLARIVRQVMEAQRTRAPIQRLADRVSASFVPAVVVAALVAFGIWISVGPAPRLAYALVAAISVLIIACPCALGLATPMSIMVGTGRGARSGILFKNAEALERLAAVDTVLVDKTGTLTEGRPRVTAVSALGGRSETELLALAASLEVGSEHPLGRALVEHARAEKLTLTPAEGFSATPGRGVSGRVGAHEVRIGNAAHLQDAGIEPGELGAGESAGRTLVLIAVDGALDGVVEVSDPVKSTTAEALASLRAEGIQVIMVTGDREAAARVVAKELGIADVHAGVSPSEKAELVAKLQSQGRVVLMAGDGINDAPALARADVGVAMGNGTDVALESAHVALVRGDLRAIARARALSRATLTNIRQNLGWAFVYNALGVPVAAGALYPVFGMLLSPMIAAAAMSLSSVSVIGNALRLRNVAL, encoded by the coding sequence ATGGACGTGAACCCGGAGCAGCCGAAGGCGCGCTTCGAGCACGAGGGCGTGGCGTACGGTTTCTGCTGCCAGGGCTGCGCCGACAAGTTCCAGGCCGATCCGGCGGCGTACCTGACGGCCATCGATCCCATCTGCGGTATGACGGTGAAGCGCGCGACGGCCAAGGCGAGCTTCCGCCACGAGAAGAAGCCGTACTTCTTCTGCTGCCAGGGCTGCGCCACCAAGTTCCAGGCGGACCCAGCGAATTGCCTGACGGCCGTCGATCCGGTCTGCGGAATGAGCGTGAGCCGCTCGGCGCCGGGTGCGCTGGTCCGCCACGAGAAGAAGCCGTACTTCTTCTGCTGTCAGGGCTGCGCGGAGAAGTTCCAGGCGAACCCCGCCCAGTACCTGCCCGCGACCTCGGCCGAGGCGCCCGCCCCGCCACCGCCGGCGCCCAAGGCCGCGCCGAGCGCGGCGTCCGCTTGGATCTGTCCGATGTGCCCGGAGGTCCACGAATCCAAGCCCGGCGCGTGCCCGAGCTGCGGCATGGCGCTCGAGCCGGCCGAGATCGGCGCAGCCGAGCCCGACAACCCCGAGCTCGACGACATGCGCCGCCGCCTCCGTGTGTCGCTGCTCTTCACGTTGCCGGTGTTCGCGCTGTCCATGGCGGAGATGTTGCCGGGTGATCCGGTCGGTCACGCGCTCGGCTCGCTCCGCGTCGCGAGCCTTCCGGCTCGGCCGCTCGTCCTGGCGCTGCTCGCCTCGCCGGTCGTGCTGTGGGGCGGCTGGCCCTTCTTTCAGCGCGCGTGGGTCTCGCTTCGGACGCTGCGCCTCAACATGTTCACGCTGATCGGCGTCGGCACCGGCGTCGCCTATGGCTACAGCCTGGTGGCCGCACTCGCCCCCGGCCTGTTCCCCGCCGAGCTGCGCGGGCACCACGGCGAGGTCGGCGTGTATTTCGAGGCCAGCGCCGTGATCGTCACGCTGGTCCTGCTCGGTCAGGTGCTCGAGCTCCGGGCGCGCGCGGCCACTTCGAGCGCGGTGCGCGCGCTGCTCTCCCTCGCCCCTGCCCTCGCTCACCGCCTGGACGCTTCGGGCAACGAAGCGGACGCGCCCCTCGACTCCATCCACGTCGGCGACAGGTTGCGGGTGCGCCCCGGCGAGAAGGTGCCGACGGACGGCGTGCTGCTCGAGGGCGAGAGCCGCGTGGACGAGTCGATGCTCACCGGCGAGGCCGCCCCCGTCGCCAAGTCTGCGGGCGATCGCGTCACCGGCGCCACCTTGAACACGACCGGCAGCTTCGTGCTCAGGGCCGAGCGGGTCGGGGCGGACACGTTGCTCGCGCGCATCGTGCGCCAGGTGATGGAAGCGCAGCGCACCCGGGCGCCGATCCAGCGACTGGCGGACCGAGTCTCGGCGTCGTTCGTGCCGGCGGTGGTGGTGGCGGCGCTGGTCGCATTCGGGATCTGGATCAGCGTGGGGCCGGCCCCGCGCCTGGCCTACGCGCTGGTGGCGGCGATCAGCGTGCTGATCATCGCCTGCCCCTGCGCGCTCGGCCTGGCGACGCCGATGTCGATCATGGTGGGGACCGGGCGCGGCGCCCGGAGCGGCATCCTGTTCAAGAACGCCGAGGCGCTGGAGCGGCTGGCCGCGGTGGACACGGTGCTGGTGGACAAGACGGGCACCTTGACCGAGGGCCGCCCGCGCGTCACCGCCGTCAGCGCGCTCGGCGGGCGCAGCGAGACGGAGCTCCTCGCGCTGGCGGCGAGCCTCGAGGTCGGCAGCGAGCACCCCCTCGGTCGCGCCCTTGTCGAGCACGCTCGCGCGGAGAAGCTGACGCTCACTCCCGCCGAGGGCTTCAGCGCCACGCCAGGCCGAGGCGTGAGCGGGCGCGTCGGAGCGCACGAGGTCCGCATCGGTAACGCCGCACACCTTCAGGACGCCGGCATTGAGCCGGGCGAGCTCGGCGCCGGCGAGAGCGCGGGCCGCACGCTGGTGCTGATCGCGGTGGACGGCGCCCTCGACGGAGTGGTCGAGGTCTCCGATCCGGTGAAGAGCACCACCGCCGAAGCGCTGGCGTCGCTCCGAGCGGAGGGCATCCAGGTGATCATGGTCACCGGCGACCGGGAGGCCGCTGCCCGCGTCGTCGCGAAGGAGTTGGGCATCGCGGACGTACACGCGGGCGTCTCTCCCAGCGAAAAGGCTGAGCTGGTCGCCAAGCTCCAGAGCCAGGGGCGCGTGGTGCTGATGGCCGGCGATGGCATCAACGACGCGCCGGCGCTGGCGCGCGCCGACGTCGGGGTGGCCATGGGCAACGGCACCGACGTGGCCCTCGAGAGCGCCCACGTCGCGCTGGTCCGGGGCGATCTCCGTGCCATCGCCCGGGCCCGGGCGCTCTCGCGGGCGACGCTGACCAACATCCGACAGAACCTGGGCTGGGCCTTCGTCTACAACGCGCTGGGCGTGCCCGTCGCCGCGGGCGCGCTCTACCCGGTCTTCGGCATGCTGCTTTCACCGATGATCGCCGCGGCCGCCATGAGCCTGTCGAGCGTCAGCGTGATCGGCAACGCGCTCCGGCTGCGAAACGTCGCCCTGTGA
- a CDS encoding TSUP family transporter, producing the protein MFDVALLLCLGVAAGALTTLAGLGGGLLLLLGLSLLWDPVRALAVTTPALLIGNLHRGWVLRERVNWAVARAFALGAVPGAAVGGLAAVSVPPVAVNVLMLLVTALSLGRALGAFDVRAPARAMTPAGFVIGGLTGTAGGAGVLTGPLFLSAGLSGDAYAGTIAASGVAMHLGRVAGYGAGGLLTRDLWLWSGSLALALVSGNALGRRLRRFTEKLPEGGVEHAVLVVCVVLAVTGLGRS; encoded by the coding sequence ATGTTCGACGTCGCGCTGCTGCTCTGCTTGGGGGTCGCCGCCGGAGCGCTGACCACGCTGGCTGGGCTCGGTGGCGGGCTCCTCCTGCTGCTCGGGCTCTCGCTGCTCTGGGATCCGGTCCGGGCCTTGGCGGTGACCACCCCGGCGCTGCTGATCGGGAACCTCCACCGCGGTTGGGTGCTTCGCGAGCGCGTGAACTGGGCCGTGGCGCGCGCCTTCGCGCTCGGGGCGGTGCCCGGCGCGGCCGTCGGTGGGCTCGCGGCGGTGAGCGTTCCCCCCGTGGCTGTGAACGTGCTGATGCTGCTCGTGACGGCGCTGAGCCTCGGGCGCGCGCTCGGCGCGTTCGACGTGCGCGCGCCGGCCCGCGCGATGACCCCCGCCGGCTTCGTCATCGGCGGGCTCACCGGAACCGCGGGCGGCGCCGGGGTGCTCACCGGCCCGCTGTTCTTGTCGGCGGGCCTGTCGGGCGACGCCTACGCCGGCACCATCGCGGCGTCCGGCGTCGCCATGCACCTCGGGCGCGTCGCCGGCTACGGTGCCGGCGGTCTCTTGACCCGCGATCTCTGGCTCTGGTCGGGCTCCCTCGCTTTGGCGCTGGTCTCGGGCAACGCGCTCGGGCGCCGCTTGCGCCGCTTCACCGAGAAGCTCCCGGAGGGCGGCGTCGAGCACGCCGTCCTGGTGGTGTGTGTGGTCCTGGCCGTGACCGGGTTGGGCCGCTCCTGA
- a CDS encoding MATE family efflux transporter: protein MKPVPELVRLAWPIAVSMLSYSVMTLVSTLFVGRLGANALAGVGLGGIAAFGLIVFGFGLLRSVKVVVSQATGAGRRGDIPVYLAAGIALALALGLLGIGAGRGLAAFLPRFSASAEAGHLAAEYLWWRNLGAPFVLVAVALREARYGLGDSRSPLVSALGANLCNIALDALFILVLGLGVRGAGAATALSHVVEAALLVSASRRPGFAWARVRLRHVGTLLRLGVPLGLQFLLEIGAFAVLVVVLAGIGAVDLAAHQIALQLTHISFLPALAVGEAASVMVGQAVGAGQDGLVPKVARRALLVATAYTGACALVFVAFAQLLAGAFTTDLAVRAVTVKLLWVAAAFQIFDGANAIARCVLRGTGDVRYPAVIAVVIAWVSTPPLAWLLGVRLGWGALGGWLGLCAEIVVGSSLLWWRLERGSWRKAAEASRERLASEPGEEELVTAPVTG from the coding sequence TTGAAACCCGTCCCCGAGCTGGTGCGGCTGGCGTGGCCCATCGCGGTCTCGATGCTGTCCTACAGCGTCATGACCCTGGTGAGCACGCTGTTCGTCGGCCGGCTCGGGGCTAACGCACTCGCAGGCGTGGGGCTCGGTGGCATCGCTGCCTTCGGCCTGATCGTCTTCGGCTTCGGCCTGCTTCGTTCGGTGAAGGTCGTGGTCAGTCAGGCCACCGGCGCCGGGCGGCGCGGGGACATCCCCGTGTATCTCGCGGCAGGCATCGCGCTCGCGCTCGCCCTGGGGCTCCTGGGCATCGGCGCGGGCCGCGGGCTGGCCGCGTTCCTACCCCGGTTCTCGGCCAGCGCCGAGGCCGGGCACCTCGCCGCCGAGTACCTGTGGTGGCGTAACCTGGGCGCGCCGTTCGTGCTCGTGGCCGTGGCGCTCCGCGAGGCGCGCTACGGGCTCGGGGACTCGCGCTCGCCGCTGGTCTCCGCGCTCGGCGCGAACCTCTGCAACATCGCGCTCGACGCGCTGTTCATCCTGGTGCTCGGCCTCGGCGTGCGCGGCGCGGGTGCGGCGACGGCGCTCTCCCACGTCGTCGAGGCGGCGCTGCTCGTCTCGGCGTCGCGTCGCCCCGGCTTCGCCTGGGCGCGGGTGCGGCTCCGACACGTCGGGACCTTGCTGCGCCTCGGGGTACCCCTGGGCCTGCAGTTCCTGCTCGAGATCGGCGCCTTCGCGGTCCTGGTCGTCGTGCTCGCGGGCATCGGCGCCGTGGATCTCGCGGCGCACCAGATCGCCCTGCAGCTGACCCACATCTCGTTCCTGCCGGCGCTCGCCGTCGGTGAGGCCGCGAGCGTGATGGTCGGGCAGGCGGTCGGCGCCGGACAGGACGGGCTCGTGCCAAAGGTCGCGCGGCGCGCGCTCCTGGTCGCGACCGCGTACACGGGAGCCTGTGCGCTCGTGTTCGTGGCCTTCGCCCAGCTCCTGGCCGGGGCGTTCACCACCGACCTCGCGGTCCGCGCGGTCACGGTGAAGCTGCTCTGGGTGGCAGCTGCCTTCCAGATCTTCGACGGGGCAAACGCCATCGCCCGCTGCGTTCTGCGCGGCACCGGTGACGTGCGCTACCCGGCGGTGATCGCCGTGGTCATCGCCTGGGTCTCGACCCCGCCGTTGGCTTGGCTCTTGGGCGTGCGCCTCGGCTGGGGCGCGCTCGGCGGCTGGCTCGGCTTGTGCGCCGAGATCGTCGTCGGTTCGAGCCTGCTCTGGTGGCGGCTCGAGCGCGGCTCCTGGCGCAAGGCCGCGGAGGCCTCCCGCGAGCGGCTTGCCTCCGAGCCGGGTGAAGAGGAGCTCGTGACCGCGCCGGTCACGGGCTGA
- a CDS encoding LysR family transcriptional regulator: MDDLKHLLLIAERGTFTQAARAAHLTQPALSVSVRRLEQAFGARLLDRGRHGAELTAAGREVASRARVALSAIEDARRAVAELEGLDKGVVRLGAGATTATYLLPSLLGRFRKRHPGVRIVLRELTRDEALDQLESGGLDIAVLTGPDGEHWRDDAFVLVAAPGVRLEGAPFLTFPKGTVTREMLDRHFPEADIVMELGSIAAIKGHVAEGIGVALISRAAITRDLAIGRLVQLRHPATPIPRQLVLCHRGALRLPPAAAALRELMLSVRG; the protein is encoded by the coding sequence ATGGATGATCTGAAGCACCTGCTGCTGATCGCGGAGCGCGGCACGTTCACCCAGGCGGCGCGCGCCGCGCACCTGACCCAGCCGGCGCTCAGCGTCTCGGTGCGCAGGCTCGAGCAGGCCTTCGGCGCTCGCTTGCTCGACCGCGGCCGGCACGGTGCGGAGCTGACAGCCGCGGGACGAGAGGTCGCCTCCCGGGCGCGGGTCGCCCTCTCCGCCATCGAAGACGCGCGCCGAGCAGTGGCCGAGCTCGAGGGGCTCGACAAGGGAGTGGTGCGTCTTGGGGCCGGCGCGACCACCGCGACCTATCTCTTGCCCTCGCTGCTCGGGCGCTTCCGCAAGCGTCACCCTGGCGTGCGCATCGTGCTGCGGGAGCTGACCCGCGACGAGGCGCTCGATCAGCTCGAGAGCGGCGGTCTCGACATCGCCGTCTTGACTGGACCGGACGGAGAGCACTGGCGCGACGACGCCTTCGTGTTGGTGGCCGCGCCGGGCGTGCGGCTCGAGGGCGCGCCGTTCTTGACGTTCCCCAAGGGGACCGTCACCCGGGAGATGCTCGATCGCCACTTCCCCGAGGCCGACATCGTGATGGAGCTCGGGAGCATCGCCGCCATCAAGGGTCACGTGGCCGAGGGCATCGGTGTGGCGTTGATCAGCCGCGCGGCCATCACCCGCGACCTCGCCATCGGCCGCCTCGTCCAGCTCAGGCACCCCGCCACGCCCATCCCGAGGCAGCTGGTCCTCTGCCACCGCGGCGCCCTGCGCTTGCCGCCCGCCGCGGCCGCATTGCGCGAGCTGATGCTGAGCGTGCGGGGCTGA